A genomic segment from Roseofilum capinflatum BLCC-M114 encodes:
- the bioF gene encoding 8-amino-7-oxononanoate synthase, with the protein MSNSPYSWLSHSLETLHRAHWYRSVQTLEGLPGAIATLKGQQVLNFASNNYLGLAGDRRLIQAAQEALEQYGTGSTGSRLTSGHRDLHQQLERSIAQLKQTEDALVFSSGYLANLGAIAALVGPRDLILSDEYNHSSLKNGAILSKATVLTYGHRNVEDLTEKLRTYRENYRRSLIVTDSIFSMDGDRAPLPQLLEIAQTYDSMLLIDEAHATGVFGSTGAGLVEHFQLDKPELIQVGTLSKAIGSLGGYVAGSSVLIDYLRNRAPSWIYTTGLSPADTAAAQTAIEIIQTEPQHREQLWQNIQYFQDLLAHHCPQSIPIASESPIICLPLDSPQQALDVSKFLKTQGIFAPAIRPPTVPTSRIRLSLMATHKGEHLESLVDGIKRYSALGGHES; encoded by the coding sequence ATGTCCAACTCGCCTTACTCTTGGCTCTCTCACTCCCTAGAAACCCTTCATCGAGCGCATTGGTATCGCTCGGTGCAAACCTTGGAGGGTTTACCGGGGGCGATCGCCACCCTCAAAGGTCAACAGGTGCTAAATTTTGCCAGTAATAACTATTTGGGGTTAGCAGGCGATCGCCGTCTCATCCAAGCCGCTCAAGAGGCTCTGGAGCAGTATGGCACAGGCAGCACCGGATCTCGGCTCACCAGTGGGCATCGGGATTTACATCAGCAGTTAGAACGCTCTATTGCCCAGCTCAAACAAACGGAAGATGCCCTCGTTTTCAGTTCTGGCTATTTAGCGAATCTAGGGGCGATCGCCGCCCTCGTCGGCCCAAGAGACCTAATTCTCAGTGATGAATATAACCACTCTAGCCTCAAAAATGGCGCTATCCTCAGTAAAGCTACAGTGTTGACCTATGGCCATAGGAATGTTGAAGATTTAACCGAAAAACTCAGAACATACAGAGAAAATTATCGGCGATCGCTGATCGTCACTGATAGCATCTTCAGCATGGATGGCGATCGCGCCCCCCTGCCCCAGTTACTAGAAATTGCCCAAACCTACGACAGTATGCTGCTCATCGATGAAGCCCATGCCACCGGAGTCTTCGGCAGCACCGGAGCTGGTTTAGTCGAGCATTTCCAACTCGATAAACCGGAACTGATCCAAGTCGGAACCCTGAGCAAAGCGATCGGCAGTTTAGGCGGTTATGTGGCCGGATCTTCCGTCCTCATCGACTATCTCCGCAACCGTGCCCCCAGTTGGATTTATACCACCGGTCTCAGTCCCGCCGATACCGCAGCCGCTCAAACAGCCATTGAAATAATCCAAACCGAACCCCAACACCGGGAACAGCTTTGGCAAAATATCCAGTATTTCCAAGATCTGCTGGCTCATCACTGTCCCCAGAGCATTCCCATCGCCTCAGAATCCCCCATTATTTGCCTACCCCTAGACAGTCCTCAACAAGCTTTAGACGTATCAAAATTCCTCAAAACCCAAGGAATTTTCGCCCCTGCTATCCGTCCCCCCACCGTACCCACCAGTCGCATTAGACTCTCCCTCATGGCGACTCATAAGGGAGAACATCTAGAATCCTTAGTCGATGGAATTAAACGGTATAGCGCTTTGGGCGGTCATGAGTCATAG